A portion of the Apteryx mantelli isolate bAptMan1 chromosome 29, bAptMan1.hap1, whole genome shotgun sequence genome contains these proteins:
- the ZMIZ2 gene encoding zinc finger MIZ domain-containing protein 2: protein MSSMNPMKPSLPPTPHGDGSFAYEAVPWQPSANQPAGSLSVVTTVWGVSNTSQSQVFGNPMGPGGNGSSTPLLPGMAGAGSGMNSPQFMGQQPFAEGAPGKGYVQQSVYGRGSYAGGPGFGGSYAGSPNGPGGMGLPSHAARPPADFTQAAAAAAVAAAAATATATATATVAALQEKQSQELSQYGAMGAGQPFNSQFLPHSGPRGPAVAAGMNPASMAGVMGPSGLSPMNMSPARAPAMNALYGAQRMPQHAYPGPPQSQQLPRQGVKRAYSNEAYPAQQYLQGGQYPAAGAQYAPSAPQPSAPSPSYPGHRMQQGMGQYLSASGSAGPYYKPADQFNGQSANFSTYGQAAMNGPGRSMPGYPSSPLPGNPTPPMTPGSSIPPYMSPGQDVKSPFLPDIKPSINSLHPSPSGGAPGEELRLTFPVRDGVVLEPFRLQHNLAVSNHVFQLRDSVYKTLMMRPDLELQFKCYHHEDRQMNTNWPASVQVSVNATPLTIERGDNKTSHKPLYLKHVCQPGRNTIQITVTACCCSHLFVLQLVHRPSVRSVLQGLIKKRLLPAEHCITKIKRNFSSGTIPGTPGPNGEDGVEQTAIKVSLKCPITFRRIQLPARGHDCRHIQCFDLESYLQLNCERGTWRCPVCNKTALLEGLEVDQYMLGILIYIQNSDYEEITIDPTCSWKPVPVKPDIHVKEEQDGPVLKRCRTMSPTHMVLPNIMEMIAALGPGSSPFPALPPPPAGAAATAAADYSTQGSNFSGPGSFPESFPPGNPGTPTLNEFTPGPPPISYQSDIPSSLLTPEKPPAPPLSGQLPPSARMDPSHPPVQQGLHNPPLGAQPAQPLHHRSAPARPPLGQSAPGGPAHAADLAFNPGPGMAGQPGIAGNADGPEPALDLLPELTNPDELLSYLGPPDLPSNSNDDLLSLFENN, encoded by the exons atGAGCTCCATGAACCCCATGAAACCGTCGCTGCCGCCCACGCCGCACGG tgATGGTTCATTTGCATACGAGGCAGTTCCTTGGCAACCGAGCGCTAACCAGCCCGCAGGATCCCTTTCCGTGGTAACCACCGTTTGGGGCGTCAGCAACACCTCGCAGAGCCAG GTTTTCGGCAACCCCATGGGTCCCGGCGGGAACGGCTCCAGCACCCCGCTGCTGCCTGGCATGGCCGGCGCCGGCTCGGGCATGAACTCGCCGCAGTTCATGGGTCAGCAGCCTTTCGCCGAGGGGGCTCCCGGCAAGGGCTACGTGCAGCAAAGCGTCTACGGCCGGGGCTCCTACGCCGGCGGGCCGGGTTTCGGCGGCAG CTACGCCGGCAGCCCCAACGGACCCGGCGGCATGGGGCTGCCCTCGcacgccgcgcggccccctgccgaCTTCAcgcaggcggccgccgccgccgccgtggccgccgccgccgccaccgccacggcCACCGCCACGGCCACGGTGGCGGCgctgcaggagaagcagagccaggagctgagccagTACGGAGCG ATGGGAGCCGGGCAGCCCTTCAACAGCCAGTTCCTGCCGCACTCGGgaccccgcggccccgccgtggCCGCCGGCATGAACCCGGCGAGCATGGCGGGCGTCATGGGGCCCTCCGGCCTGTCGCCCATGAACATGAGCCCCGCGCGGGCGCCCGCCATGAACGCCCTGTACGGCGCCCAGAGGATGCCCCAGCACGCCTACCCCGGCCCGCCGCAGAGCCAGCAGCTCCCGCGCCAGGGCGTCAAGCGAGCGTATTCGAACGAG GCTTATCCGGCGCAGCAGTACCTCCAGGGCGGGCAGTACCCCGCCGCTGGGGCCCAGtacgcccccagcgccccccagcCCTCGGCGCCGTCCCCGTCCTACCCCGGCCACAGGATGCAGCAGGGCATGGGCCAGTACCTCTCCGcctcgggcagcgccgggccctaTTACAAG cctGCCGACCAGTTCAACGGGCAGAGCGCCAACTTCAGCACCTACGGCCAGGCTGCCATGAACGGG CCGGGAAGGTCGATGCCGGGATACCCCAGCTCGCCCCTGCCTGGGAACCCCACGCCGCCCATGACGCCGGGGAGCAGCATCCCGCCCTACATGTCGCCGGGCCAGGACGTCAAGTCGCCCTTCCTGCCGGACATCAAGCCCAGCATCAACTCCCTGCACCCGTCGCCCTCGG GCGGGGCGCCGGGTGAGGAGCTGCGCCTCACCTTCCCGGTGCGCGACGGCGTGGTGCTCGAGCCCTTCCGCCTGCAGCACAACCTGGCCGTCAGCAACCACGTCTTCCAGCTCCGCGACTCCGTCTACAAGACCCTCATGATGAG GCCCGACCTGGAGCTGCAGTTCAAGTGCTACCACCACGAGGACCGGCAGATGAACACCAACTGGCCGGCCTCGGTGCAGGTGAGCGTCAATGCCACGCCGCTCACCATCGAGCGCGGCGACAACAAGACCTCCCACAAGCCCCTCTACCTGAAGCACGTGTGCCAGCCCGGCAGGAACACCATCCAGATCACCGTCACCGCCTGCTGCTGC TCGCACCTCTTCGTGCTGCAGCTGGTGCACCGGCCCTCGGTGCGCTCGGTGCTGCAGGGCCTCATCAAGAAGCGCCTGCTGCCCGCCGAGCACTGCATCACCAAAA TCAAGCGTAACTTCAGCAGCGGGACCATCCCGGGCACCCCGGGGCCCAACGGCGAGGACGGCGTGGAGCAGACGGCCATCAAGGTGTCCCTCAAGTGTCCCATCACCTTCCGGAGGATCCAACTCCCCGCCAGAGGCCACGATTGCCGGCACATACAG TGCTTCGACCTGGAGTCCTACCTGCAGCTCAACTGCGAGAGGGGGACGTGGCGGTGTCCCGTCTGCAA taaGACGGCCCTGCTGGAGGGGCTCGAGGTGGACCAGTACATGCTGGGCATCCTCATCTACATCCAAAA ctcgGACTACGAGGAGATCACCATCGACCCGACGTGCAGCTGGAAGCCCGTCCCCGTCAAGCCCGACATCCACGTCAAAGAGGAGCAGGACGGGCCCGTGCTGAAACGCTGCCGCACCATGAGCCCCACGCACATGGTGCTGCCCAACATCATGGAGATGATCGCGGCCCTGGGGCCCGGCTCTTCGCCCTTCCCGGCCCTGCCTCCCCcacccgcgggcgccgccgccaccgccgccgccgacTACAGCACCCAGG GTTCCAACTTTTCAGGGCCCGGGAGCTTCCCGGAGTCGTTCCCTCCCGGCAATCCCGGCACGCCGACGCTGAACGAGTTcacgccggggccgccccccatCTCTTACCAGTCGGACATTCCCAGCAGTCTCCTGACCCCCGAAAAACCACCCGCGCCCCCTCTCTCCGGACAG CTGCCTCCGTCAGCCCGGATGGACCCTTCGCACCCCCCCGTGCAGCAGGGACTGCACAACCCACCCCTGGGCGCCCAACCGGCGCAACCGCTGCATCACCGGAgcgcgccggcgcggccgcccctggGTCAGAGCGCGCCGGGGGGACCGGCGCACGCCGCCGACCTCGCTTTCAATCCCGGGCCGGGCATGGCGGGACAGCCGGGAATTGCCGGGAACGCGGATGGGCCGGAGCCCGCCCTCGAC CTGCTGCCCGAGCTGACGAACCCCGACGAACTGCTCTCCTACCTGGGCCCCCCCGACCTCCCCAGCAACAGCAACGACGACCTGCTCTCGCTCTTCGAGAACAACTGA